From the genome of Rhineura floridana isolate rRhiFlo1 chromosome 7, rRhiFlo1.hap2, whole genome shotgun sequence, one region includes:
- the DNAJC9 gene encoding dnaJ homolog subfamily C member 9 — translation MGLLELCHGAFGAGDLYQVLGVRREASPDEIRRGYHKVSLRVHPDRADPANKETATLHFQILGKVYTVLSDQEQRALYDQQGIVDEESTVLTQDRNWEEYWRKLFKKITVKDIEDFEKKYKDSAEELMDIKAAYEDFKGDMDKIMESVLCVDYTDEPRIRQIIQNAIHSGELPSYKVFVKESKQKMNSRKRRAEQEAKEAEKSREELGLGEGEDDLKALIQSRNENRKKEMDGFLADMEAKYGNKSKKGGKKTAPKKGMK, via the exons ATGGGGCTGCTGGAGCTCTGCCACGGGGCCTTCGGCGCCGGCGACCTGTACCAGGTGCTGGGGGTGAGGCGGGAGGCTTCGCCGGACGAGATCCGCCGTGGCTACCACAAAGTCTCGCTGCGAGTGCATCCGGACCGCGCCGACCCCGCCAATAAAGAGACGGCCACCTTGCATTTTCAG ATCCTGGGCAAGGTGTATACAGTACTAAGTGACCAGGAACAGCGGGCTCTGTATGACCAGCAGGGGATTGTGGATGAGGAGTCAACTGTGCTAACCCAGGACCGCAACTGGGAAGAGTACTGGAGGAAGCTCTTCAAAAAA ataacAGTAAAAGATATTGAAGACTTTGAGAAGAAGTACAAAGATTCTGCAGAAGAGCTAATGGACATTAAAGCAGCATATGAGGATTTTAAAGGCGATATGGACAAAATTATGGAATCTGTACTGTGTGTTGATTATACAGATGAACCAAGAATAAGACAGATTATCCAAAATGCCATTCATTCTGGAGAACTTCCATCTTATAAAGTCTTTGTAAAAGAATCTAAGCAGAAGATGAATTCAAGAAAACGGAGG GCTGAACAAGAAGCTAAAGAAGCAGAAAAATCAAGAGAAGAACTGGGTCTTGGTGAAGGGGAAGATGATCTAAAAGCACTAATTCAA AGCAGAAATGAGAACCGAAAAAAAGAAATGGATGGTTTTCTGGCTGATATGGAAGCAAAGTATGGAAACAAATcaaaaaaaggaggaaagaaaacagCCCCCAAGAAAGGAATGAAATGA